A window of Ptychodera flava strain L36383 chromosome 1, AS_Pfla_20210202, whole genome shotgun sequence contains these coding sequences:
- the LOC139128612 gene encoding insulin-like growth factor-binding protein complex acid labile subunit: MKFVAIIVLVLGNVYLASSFPSSNNCPDQCHCVEVSHDAPENLQEYMHKYDWVEGMNALGCWGRNKIPNVPEELKQDVNYVLLIGSKKAKKSTSEYQGDQPLYGPAISLVRSEVTAGRKNSQLRSIPANSFRGMSHLIQLDISDNKLKQIRGDAFEGLQSLRVLTLSRNRVKNLPAGVFQNLTSVVALDISENRLRGIGGTTFYNLKNLKQLSVNDNLVSRLSGSAFDTLQNLEILNLANNRIREIPSELFNDLQKLRTLNMDGNRLRLLSYEFFSGMSSLEILSLKGNRISEISHYVFYYAPNLKQLDLSHNNLKEIEQTMFWSQKQLSALDLSDNNISQIGDLAFQHATNLAQVNMDNNKLSKLTALKFSGLKSLQTLKLSGNNISALDVDTFKDLASLVSLSLSNNKLQKLERGLLFGLRELSALYLDGNRLSNIDGEELKTTPSSFDSKVQWVYLRNNNLKSLGPNVFSEIPFVNLLDLSYNDIEDIDMDAFGPKPNLQTLLLNNNKLSDFDDGRLRTMQNLATLNAAHNQINKISRGAFTGLESIKDLNLEGNKLDSISSTVLYDIHSVEELNLNNNYLVHLPTELFTSMHNLKVLLMANNKINTLTMPLYPQVLLERLDLSGNELDRIRGYITVALKHDAKLGLSGNLWNCDCNIKNILNINENPDSRIQLTNTDDLLCTAPRHLKGSKVMDLEESDVTCEAETIRPKPNARVNFPPNPLPDRRPAPPSPRLQVTTAPRIQRVEKEREALKSPWHALLWDSEDQNLLCHGALVGDQWVLTTKSCFDGEFLVYDWWPLNPSNPSSDWVLYPNDIVVRLGKSEDLVGFEATEQTYGISRVIAPASAFDFDVIVSGRDSPVLIELRAHVSVDENVRPISLELGGFYRSSYRSTGKTENAMTFWAADKNSRTRKDELRFARIEAVSCISSNDRYSLCGTSDDTESSLVPSVAENIGAPMITREGANAWQLKGIKAKQNEGSNEVFLKLREYTDWLFRRVQL; this comes from the exons ACGTGAATTATGTACTTCTAATTGGTTCAAAGAAAGCTAAGAAATCGACAAGTGAGTACCAAGGCGACCAACCGTTGTATGGGCCGGCCATTTCTCTCGTCAGATCTGAAGTAACAGCCGGCAGAAAGAACAGTCAACTCAGATCGATTCCCGCCAATTCTTTCCGTGGAATGAGTCACCTCATCCAGCTCGACATCAGCGATAACAAACTCAAACAAATCCGTGGCGATGCATTCGAAGGCTTGCAGAGTTTGAGAGTGCTCACACTTAGCCGTAATCGTGTCAAGAATCTTCCGGCCGGCGTCTTCCAAAACCTTACGAGCGTGGTGGCGCTAGATATCTCGGAGAATCGTCTGCGCGGAATCGGAGGCACCACTTtctacaatttgaaaaatttgaagcaACTCTCCGTTAACGACAATTTGGTGAGCAGGCTGTCAGGATCGGCTTTtgatacccttcaaaatcttgaaattttgaactTGGCCAACAACAGAATTCGTGAAATCCCGTCGGAGCTGTTCAACGATCTGCAGAAGTTGAGAACCTTAAACATGGACGGAAACCGACTCCGCCTGCTGTCGTACGAATTCTTCTCCGGCATGTCGAGCCTCGAAATACTCTCTCTGAAGGGAAACCGCATCTCCGAGATATCACACTATGTCTTCTACTACGctcccaatttgaaacagttGGATCTGTCTCACAACAACCTGAAAGAGATTGAGCAGACGATGTTTTGGAGTCAGAAACAACTATCGGCTCTGGATCTCTCTGACAACAATATCTCTCAAATCGGCGACCTCGCCTTCCAACACGCCACGAATCTCGCCCAGGTAAATATGGATAACAACAAGCTGTCAAAACTCACAGCTCTGAAATTTAGTGGACTGAAATCCCTGCAAACTCTCAAATTATCGGGCAACAACATATCGGCCCTTGACGTGGACACATTCAAAGACCTTGCCAGTCTAGTCAGCCTGTCGCTTTCCAACAACAAACTCCAGAAACTCGAAAGGGGTCTTCTGTTCGGTCTTAGAGAGCTTAGCGCATTGTACCTTGATGGCAACCGCTTGTCAAACATCGATGGCGAGGAGCTGAAGACGACTCCATCAAGCTTCGACTCCAAGGTCCAATGGGTTTACCTGCGCAACAACAACCTGAAGTCGCTCGGTCCCAATGTATTCAGCGAGATACCCTTCGTCAACCTGCTCGATCTGAGTTACAATGACATCGAAGACATCGACATGGACGCCTTTGGACCAAAACCGAACCTGCAAACACTTCTGCTCAACAACAACAAGTTGTCAGATTTCGATGACGGTCGCCTGCGCACCATGCAGAACCTGGCCACGTTGAACGCAGCTCACAACCAAATCAATAAAATCTCTCGCGGAGCGTTCACAGGGTTGGAGTCCATCAAAGATTTGAACTTGGAAGGGAACAAACTTGACTCCATCTCCTCTACAGTCCTTTACGACATCCACAGCGTTGAAGAGCTTAATTTGAATAATAATTACCTAGTACACCTGCCTACCGAGCTATTCACGTCCATGCACAATCTGAAAGTTCTTCTGATGGCAAACAACAAGATCAACACACTTACCATGCCTCTGTATCCGCAAGTTCTACTCGAGCGACTGGACCTCAGCGGAAACGAACTCGATCGCATCCGGGGCTACATCACTGTCGCTCTGAAACACGACGCCAAGTTAGGCCTGTCTGGTAATCTGTGGAATTGTGACTGTaatatcaaaaacattttgaatatcaacgAGAATCCAGACAGCAGAATTCAATTGACGAACACAGATGATCTGCTTTGTACGGCTCCGAGACATCTCAAAGGCAGTAAG GTTATGGATCTCGAAGAAAGTGACGTAACTTGTGAAGCAGAAACTATTCGTCCAAAACCCAATGCGAGGGTAAACTTCCCGCCAAATCCGCTACCTGATCGACGACCAGCACCGCCATCTCCAAGGTTACAAGTGACGACGGCGCCCAGAATCCAAAG GGTGGAAAAGGAACGTGAAGCTTTGAAATCGCCTTGGCATGCGTTGCTGTGGGACTCCGAAGATCAGAACCTCCTCTGTCACGGCGCTTTGGTTGGAGATCAATGGGTCCTAACAACTAAAAGCTGTTTCGATGGTGAATTTTTGGTGTATGATTGGTGGCCGTTGAACCCATCTAACCCGTCCTCCGATTGGGTCCTGTATCCCAATGACATCGTTGTTAGACTCGGTAAATCAGAAGATCTGGTAGGCTTTGAGGCGACGGAACAAACCTACGGAATAAGCCGAGTCATCGCCCCGGCCTCCGcctttgattttgatgttatTGTGAGTGGCCGTGACTCGCCCGTCCTCATTGAGCTGCGCGCTCATGTGTCGGTGGACGAGAACGTTCGGCCCATCTCCTTGGAGCTCGGTGGTTTTTATCGCAGCAGCTACAGGAGCACCGGCAAAACGGAAAATGCAATGACATTCTGGGCGGCGGACAAGAACAGCAGGACACGGAAAGACGAGCTACGCTTCGCCAGGATCGAAGCCGTCAGCTGCATCTCGTCCAACGACCGTTACTCGTTGTGTGGCACAAGCGACGACACCGAGTCGAGCCTGGTTCCGTCAGTGGCCGAGAATATCGGTGCACCAATGATAACGCGAGAGGGCGCTAACGCATGGCAACTGAAAGGAATAAAGGCGAAACAGAACGAAGGATCGAACGAGGTGTTTTTAAAACTACGCGAGTATACAGACTGGTTATTCAGGCGTGTGCAGCTATGA